A window of the Archocentrus centrarchus isolate MPI-CPG fArcCen1 chromosome 17, fArcCen1, whole genome shotgun sequence genome harbors these coding sequences:
- the LOC115795214 gene encoding zinc finger protein 239-like isoform X1, which yields MLSVQYLREFINERLTAAAEEIFTEFEKTIVQYEEEIELQRRLLDITWKPEIKLHRTASELRQSLCSKEEEALPEQKLWKQERSSSLDQEEPEPPQIKEEEEELCSSLEGEQLVLKEETDTFMVYAAPYVERGPNEQLLSENSPESRSRDQGGSEDGDSDLPQHHDVEEEEEEEDLPEQQLWNQERISSLDQEEPEPPQIKEEEEKLCSSLEGEQLALKEETDTFMLTAAYKERDHSEPESDREQLLSYSFADTNGRDQRANKYEDSASTGTAEQKPKKRNQKELPQQHVCKEEEEVLPEQQLWNQEVQSSRDQEEPEPPQNKEEQEELCSSQEGEQHALKEKTDTFMVFAADERGHSEPESDREQLPSHSSPETESTLEKSSNNEDSELTENVESIPKKRRRTHTDVDSSPASESQSNAGTGRKSDVIKNQFRTKKHHTATTLRACTTCGKEFSSGYLSVHMRIHTGEKPYSCKTCGKRFNQSSTLHSHMRTHTGEKPYSCDICGKRFSQSASLYLHKPVHAVKKPYSCDVCGKGFSNKNYLPDHMRVHTGEKPYACEICGKVFAHCSTFNLHRRTHTDGKPCCEICGKAYADRQNLKRHLLTHSSEKLFSCETCGAKFAKQQKLKCHKKTHTGEGPLFM from the exons CTTCAGAACTTAGACAGAGTCTTTGCagtaaggaggaggaggctctCCCTGAGCAGAAGCTCTGGAAACAGGAGAGGAGCTCCAGTCTGGACCAGGAGGAACCAGAAcctccacagattaaagaggaagaggaggaactcTGCAGCAGTCTGGAGGGAGAGCAGCTGGTACTGAAGGAGGAGACTGACACCTTTATGGTGTATGCTGCTCCTTATGTGGAAAGAGGCCCCAATGAGCAGCTCCTCAGTGAGAACTCTCCTGAAAGTAGGAGTAGAGATCAGGGAGGGAGCGAGGATGGAGACTCAG ACCTCCCACAGCATCATGatgttgaggaggaggaggaggaggaggatctccctgagcagcagctctggaaCCAGGAGAGGATCTCCAGTCTGGACCAGGAGGAACCAGAAcctccacagattaaagaggaagaggagaaactCTGCAGCAGTCTGGAGGGAGAGCAGCTTGCACTGAAGGAGGAGACTGATACCTTTATGTTGACTGCTGCTTATAAGGAAAGAGACCACAGTGAACCAGAATCAGACAGGGAGCAGCTCCTTTCTTATAGCTTTGCTGACACCAACGGCAGAGATCAGCGAGCAAACAAGTATGAAGACTCGGCATCAACTGGAACTGCAGAGCAAAAGCCAAAGAAGAGAAATCAGAAAG AACTCCCACAGCAGCATGTCtgtaaggaggaggaggaggttctccctgagcagcagctctggaaCCAGGAGGTCCAGTCAAGTCGGGACCAGGAGGAACCAGAACCTCCACAGAATAAAGAGGAACAAGAGgaactctgcagcagtcaggagggagagcagcatGCACTGAAGGAGAAGACTGATACCTTTATGGTGTTTGCTGCGGAtgaaagaggccacagtgaACCAGAATCAGACAGGGAACAGCTCCCCTCTCACAGCTCTCCTGAAACTGAGAGCACACTTGAAAAATCCAGCAATAATGAAGATTCAGAGTTAACTGAAAATGTGGAGTCAATACCAAAGAAGAGACGGAGAACTCACACTGATGTAGACAGCTCACCTGCTTCAGAAAGCCAGAGTAATGCTGGCACAGGTAGAAAGTCTGACGTTATCAAGAATCAGTTCCgaacaaaaaaacaccacactGCTACGACTTTACGTGCTTGCACAACATGTGGGAAAGAATTTAGCAGTGGTTATTTGTCTGTCCAcatgagaattcacacaggtgagaaaccatATTCTTGTAAAACTTGTGGGAAGCGCTTCAATCAAAGCAGTACTCTGCATAGCCACatgagaacccacacaggtgagaaaccatATTCTTGTGATATATGTGGAAAGCGTTTCTCTCAAAGTGCTTCTTTGTATCTCCATAAACCAGTTCACGCAGTCAAGAAGCCGTATTCTTGTGATGTATGTGGGAAAGGtttcagtaataaaaattatttgccTGACCACATGCGtgttcacacaggtgagaaaccatATGCTTGTGAAATATGTGGGAAAGTTTTCGCTCACTGCTCTACTTTTAACCTCCAcaggagaacccacacagatgGGAAGCCATGTTGTGAAATATGTGGGAAAGCATATGCTGACAGGCAAAATTTGAAACGCCATTTGTTGACGCACTCGAGCGAGAAACTATTTTCGTGTGAAACATGTGGAGCAAAATTTGCTAAACAGCAAAAGCTGAAGTGCCacaagaaaacccacacaggtgAAGGGCCGttattcatgtaa
- the LOC115795214 gene encoding zinc finger protein 239-like isoform X2 — protein MLSVQYLREFINERLTAAAEEIFTEFEKTIVQYEEEIELQRRLLDITWKPEIKLHRTELRQSLCSKEEEALPEQKLWKQERSSSLDQEEPEPPQIKEEEEELCSSLEGEQLVLKEETDTFMVYAAPYVERGPNEQLLSENSPESRSRDQGGSEDGDSDLPQHHDVEEEEEEEDLPEQQLWNQERISSLDQEEPEPPQIKEEEEKLCSSLEGEQLALKEETDTFMLTAAYKERDHSEPESDREQLLSYSFADTNGRDQRANKYEDSASTGTAEQKPKKRNQKELPQQHVCKEEEEVLPEQQLWNQEVQSSRDQEEPEPPQNKEEQEELCSSQEGEQHALKEKTDTFMVFAADERGHSEPESDREQLPSHSSPETESTLEKSSNNEDSELTENVESIPKKRRRTHTDVDSSPASESQSNAGTGRKSDVIKNQFRTKKHHTATTLRACTTCGKEFSSGYLSVHMRIHTGEKPYSCKTCGKRFNQSSTLHSHMRTHTGEKPYSCDICGKRFSQSASLYLHKPVHAVKKPYSCDVCGKGFSNKNYLPDHMRVHTGEKPYACEICGKVFAHCSTFNLHRRTHTDGKPCCEICGKAYADRQNLKRHLLTHSSEKLFSCETCGAKFAKQQKLKCHKKTHTGEGPLFM, from the exons AACTTAGACAGAGTCTTTGCagtaaggaggaggaggctctCCCTGAGCAGAAGCTCTGGAAACAGGAGAGGAGCTCCAGTCTGGACCAGGAGGAACCAGAAcctccacagattaaagaggaagaggaggaactcTGCAGCAGTCTGGAGGGAGAGCAGCTGGTACTGAAGGAGGAGACTGACACCTTTATGGTGTATGCTGCTCCTTATGTGGAAAGAGGCCCCAATGAGCAGCTCCTCAGTGAGAACTCTCCTGAAAGTAGGAGTAGAGATCAGGGAGGGAGCGAGGATGGAGACTCAG ACCTCCCACAGCATCATGatgttgaggaggaggaggaggaggaggatctccctgagcagcagctctggaaCCAGGAGAGGATCTCCAGTCTGGACCAGGAGGAACCAGAAcctccacagattaaagaggaagaggagaaactCTGCAGCAGTCTGGAGGGAGAGCAGCTTGCACTGAAGGAGGAGACTGATACCTTTATGTTGACTGCTGCTTATAAGGAAAGAGACCACAGTGAACCAGAATCAGACAGGGAGCAGCTCCTTTCTTATAGCTTTGCTGACACCAACGGCAGAGATCAGCGAGCAAACAAGTATGAAGACTCGGCATCAACTGGAACTGCAGAGCAAAAGCCAAAGAAGAGAAATCAGAAAG AACTCCCACAGCAGCATGTCtgtaaggaggaggaggaggttctccctgagcagcagctctggaaCCAGGAGGTCCAGTCAAGTCGGGACCAGGAGGAACCAGAACCTCCACAGAATAAAGAGGAACAAGAGgaactctgcagcagtcaggagggagagcagcatGCACTGAAGGAGAAGACTGATACCTTTATGGTGTTTGCTGCGGAtgaaagaggccacagtgaACCAGAATCAGACAGGGAACAGCTCCCCTCTCACAGCTCTCCTGAAACTGAGAGCACACTTGAAAAATCCAGCAATAATGAAGATTCAGAGTTAACTGAAAATGTGGAGTCAATACCAAAGAAGAGACGGAGAACTCACACTGATGTAGACAGCTCACCTGCTTCAGAAAGCCAGAGTAATGCTGGCACAGGTAGAAAGTCTGACGTTATCAAGAATCAGTTCCgaacaaaaaaacaccacactGCTACGACTTTACGTGCTTGCACAACATGTGGGAAAGAATTTAGCAGTGGTTATTTGTCTGTCCAcatgagaattcacacaggtgagaaaccatATTCTTGTAAAACTTGTGGGAAGCGCTTCAATCAAAGCAGTACTCTGCATAGCCACatgagaacccacacaggtgagaaaccatATTCTTGTGATATATGTGGAAAGCGTTTCTCTCAAAGTGCTTCTTTGTATCTCCATAAACCAGTTCACGCAGTCAAGAAGCCGTATTCTTGTGATGTATGTGGGAAAGGtttcagtaataaaaattatttgccTGACCACATGCGtgttcacacaggtgagaaaccatATGCTTGTGAAATATGTGGGAAAGTTTTCGCTCACTGCTCTACTTTTAACCTCCAcaggagaacccacacagatgGGAAGCCATGTTGTGAAATATGTGGGAAAGCATATGCTGACAGGCAAAATTTGAAACGCCATTTGTTGACGCACTCGAGCGAGAAACTATTTTCGTGTGAAACATGTGGAGCAAAATTTGCTAAACAGCAAAAGCTGAAGTGCCacaagaaaacccacacaggtgAAGGGCCGttattcatgtaa